The Sphaerospermopsis torques-reginae ITEP-024 genome has a window encoding:
- a CDS encoding shikimate dehydrogenase, giving the protein MNNQDQKQENNYCQQITGKSKLLGVIGHPVEHSLSPVMHNAALSKLGLDYVYLPFPIAPENLEIAIAGFAAIGVVGFSVTIPHKQAIIPLLSEISPIAQAIGAVNTVTRQGDIWVGTNTDVQGFIAPLQTTYHQDWSQKTAVILGNGGAARAVVAGCIQRGFSEIHVVGRNIYKLKAFNESWQNSPFADKFQVHSWEELPNLIPQANLLVNTTPIGMYPHVNESPLSAEEMVKLPSGAIAYDLIYIPKPTKFLQLAEKQGAIAIDGLEMLVQQGAAALKIWLQNEEIPVTEMRQALQNHLGF; this is encoded by the coding sequence ATGAATAACCAAGATCAGAAACAAGAAAATAATTATTGTCAGCAAATAACCGGAAAATCTAAACTTTTGGGAGTTATTGGCCATCCTGTAGAACATTCCCTTTCACCAGTGATGCACAATGCAGCTTTGAGTAAATTAGGATTAGATTATGTTTATTTACCTTTTCCTATTGCACCAGAAAATTTAGAAATTGCGATCGCTGGTTTTGCAGCTATTGGTGTTGTCGGTTTTAGTGTAACAATTCCCCATAAACAGGCAATAATACCTTTATTATCAGAAATTTCCCCCATTGCTCAAGCTATAGGTGCAGTTAATACCGTCACTCGTCAAGGTGACATTTGGGTAGGAACAAATACCGATGTACAAGGGTTTATCGCACCTTTACAAACCACCTATCATCAAGATTGGAGTCAGAAAACCGCAGTAATTTTAGGAAATGGTGGCGCTGCAAGGGCGGTTGTTGCAGGTTGTATTCAACGAGGTTTCTCAGAAATTCATGTAGTAGGAAGGAACATATATAAGTTAAAAGCATTTAATGAAAGTTGGCAAAATTCACCCTTTGCAGATAAATTTCAAGTTCATTCTTGGGAAGAATTACCAAACCTAATTCCCCAAGCTAATTTGTTAGTAAATACTACTCCCATCGGGATGTATCCTCATGTCAATGAATCTCCTTTAAGTGCAGAGGAAATGGTTAAATTACCTTCAGGTGCAATTGCTTATGATTTAATTTACATTCCCAAACCAACAAAATTTTTACAACTAGCAGAAAAACAAGGTGCAATTGCCATTGATGGTTTAGAAATGCTAGTTCAACAAGGTGCAGCAGCATTAAAAATCTGGTTACAAAATGAAGAAATTCCTGTAACCGAAATGCGCCAAGCTTTACAAAATCATTTGGGTTTTTAG
- a CDS encoding succinate--CoA ligase subunit beta: MDLLEYQVKEWFDKMGIPVLPSQRIDHPTDLKRLKISYPIVLKSQVHADERAKAGGVRIVETTIDAIAAAQNIFNLPIWGELPEVLLAETKYNAKDEFYLAVVLDTAICRPVLLGCKEPDIDWESPGEKMQYVVVEQEFSPFYARRLGLKMGLQGALMQSVSDIVEKMYKLFVQKDLDLVEINPLAVSVSGQVMALNGKVTVNERAINRHPEIAKMAAKMIGRHKNSKINSILGNWDGLEMQGKIGILGNGTGSLLTTLDAVFNAGGKPGVSLNLRHSFLIDTEPTTFCDRLETGLKMLAADKSIQVILINFLGSIPQVSQMPEIIGHFMQLDPKELTSYIAKGSKYKPRNLPRLVVRLAGSDFNDAKKYLAQLKTETETLIVVENLDEAVKQAVRLAKLPAYKR, from the coding sequence ATGGATTTATTGGAGTACCAAGTTAAAGAATGGTTTGATAAGATGGGCATTCCTGTCTTACCATCTCAACGAATTGACCATCCTACAGATTTAAAACGGTTAAAAATTAGCTATCCGATTGTACTCAAATCGCAAGTACACGCAGATGAACGGGCTAAAGCTGGTGGAGTCAGAATTGTGGAAACCACCATTGATGCGATCGCTGCTGCCCAAAATATCTTTAATTTACCAATTTGGGGAGAATTGCCAGAGGTTTTACTGGCAGAAACTAAGTATAATGCCAAAGATGAATTTTATCTGGCCGTAGTTTTAGATACCGCTATCTGTCGTCCTGTGCTTTTAGGTTGCAAAGAACCAGATATTGATTGGGAATCTCCAGGGGAGAAAATGCAATATGTGGTGGTAGAACAGGAATTTTCGCCATTTTATGCCAGAAGACTGGGTTTGAAAATGGGCTTACAGGGTGCGCTGATGCAGTCGGTAAGTGATATTGTAGAAAAAATGTATAAGTTATTTGTGCAGAAGGACTTAGATTTAGTAGAGATAAATCCTCTAGCTGTTAGTGTTTCTGGGCAAGTTATGGCACTCAATGGTAAAGTTACAGTCAACGAACGCGCGATTAACCGACATCCAGAAATAGCCAAAATGGCGGCAAAAATGATTGGCCGTCATAAAAATAGCAAGATCAACAGCATCTTGGGTAATTGGGATGGGTTGGAAATGCAAGGCAAAATCGGTATATTAGGCAATGGTACTGGTTCGTTGTTGACAACCTTGGATGCAGTTTTTAATGCAGGTGGTAAACCTGGTGTGTCTTTAAATTTACGACATTCTTTTTTGATTGATACTGAACCGACGACATTTTGCGATCGCCTGGAAACAGGTTTAAAAATGTTAGCTGCTGATAAAAGCATTCAAGTGATTCTGATTAACTTTTTGGGTTCTATTCCTCAAGTTTCCCAAATGCCAGAAATCATTGGTCATTTTATGCAACTAGATCCAAAAGAACTGACATCTTATATAGCCAAAGGTAGTAAATATAAACCCAGAAATTTACCGCGCTTGGTTGTCCGTCTTGCTGGTTCTGATTTTAATGACGCTAAGAAATATTTAGCTCAACTCAAGACTGAAACTGAGACGCTGATAGTAGTGGAAAATTTAGACGAGGCCGTAAAACAAGCAGTACGTTTGGCTAAGTTACCAGCTTACAAAAGGTAG